Proteins encoded together in one Olsenella timonensis window:
- the treP gene encoding PTS system trehalose-specific EIIBC component has product MAKYTEDASRLLDLVGGKENISAVTHCMTRMRFVLVDPDKADVAAIEELPSAKGTFTQAGQFQVIIGNDVADFYQEFTAVSGIEGVSKEAAKAAAGANQNPAQRVMGVLGEIFAPLIPALICGGLILGFRNIIGEVNFFTDAGAFDLQHGTKSVADMWTFWNGMYNFLWVIGEAVFHMLPVGICWSVTRKMGTTPILGIVLGLTLVSPQLLNGFSVASATAEDIAAHTYDFGFYSFLGTGYQGQVIASLMAAFVLVGLEKFFTRVTPEVVRMIVVPFMSLVPAVFIAHLVVGPIGWAIGDAIASAVSWGLASDIRVIFAAIFGLLYAPLVMTGLHHMTNAIDSQMVSIYEYTTLWPMIALSNIAQGSAVLAMSVLQRKNERAQQVNIPACISCYLGVTEPALFGVNLKYKFPLVCGMIGSALAAMVCTGMGVKALSIGVGGLPGILSIMFNYWGVFALCMLIAVVVPFVLTYFVGLRRLSEKDRGVAALEPASAAPADPEPAPAAEPRDRVLLAPLSGAVKPITDMPDQVFASKAMGDGLAIEPAAGEDTVVAPADGVVAATMPGSFHAIGLTLDNGPEVLVHVGIDTVDMGGDGFACLVEQGQRVTAGQPLMTFSAEKIRAAGHPTITAFVVTDEGAATDLALLSGMDAEAGSTTVATYRA; this is encoded by the coding sequence ATGGCAAAGTACACGGAGGACGCGAGCAGGCTGCTCGACCTCGTGGGCGGCAAGGAGAACATCTCTGCCGTCACCCACTGCATGACGCGCATGCGCTTCGTGCTGGTGGACCCGGACAAGGCCGACGTCGCCGCGATAGAGGAGCTGCCCAGCGCGAAGGGCACCTTCACGCAGGCGGGGCAGTTCCAGGTCATCATCGGCAACGACGTCGCGGACTTCTATCAGGAGTTCACCGCGGTCTCGGGCATCGAGGGCGTCTCCAAGGAGGCCGCCAAGGCGGCGGCCGGCGCCAACCAGAACCCGGCGCAGCGCGTCATGGGCGTCCTCGGGGAGATCTTCGCCCCGCTCATCCCGGCCCTTATCTGCGGCGGTCTCATCCTGGGCTTCCGCAACATCATCGGCGAGGTGAACTTCTTCACTGACGCCGGTGCCTTCGACCTCCAGCACGGAACCAAGTCAGTCGCGGACATGTGGACCTTCTGGAACGGCATGTACAACTTCCTGTGGGTGATCGGCGAGGCGGTCTTCCACATGCTGCCCGTGGGCATCTGCTGGTCGGTCACGCGCAAGATGGGCACCACCCCCATCCTGGGCATCGTCCTCGGCCTCACGCTCGTCTCCCCGCAGCTCCTCAACGGCTTCTCCGTGGCCTCCGCCACCGCCGAGGACATCGCGGCCCACACCTATGACTTCGGCTTCTACTCCTTCCTCGGCACCGGATACCAGGGCCAGGTCATCGCCTCGCTCATGGCCGCCTTCGTGCTCGTGGGCCTGGAGAAGTTCTTCACCAGGGTCACGCCCGAGGTCGTGCGCATGATCGTCGTGCCGTTCATGTCGCTCGTGCCGGCCGTGTTCATCGCCCACCTCGTCGTGGGCCCCATCGGCTGGGCCATCGGCGACGCCATCGCCAGCGCCGTGAGCTGGGGCCTCGCGTCCGACATCCGCGTGATCTTCGCGGCGATCTTCGGCCTGCTCTACGCCCCGCTCGTCATGACCGGCCTGCACCACATGACCAACGCCATCGACTCCCAGATGGTGAGCATCTACGAGTACACCACCCTCTGGCCCATGATCGCGCTCTCCAACATCGCGCAGGGCTCCGCCGTGCTCGCCATGTCCGTGCTCCAGCGCAAGAACGAGCGCGCCCAGCAGGTGAACATCCCCGCGTGCATCTCCTGCTACCTCGGCGTCACCGAGCCCGCGCTCTTCGGCGTCAACCTCAAGTACAAGTTCCCGCTGGTCTGCGGCATGATCGGCTCCGCTCTCGCCGCCATGGTCTGCACCGGCATGGGGGTCAAGGCCCTCTCCATCGGCGTCGGCGGCCTGCCCGGCATCCTCTCCATCATGTTCAACTACTGGGGCGTCTTCGCCCTGTGCATGCTCATCGCCGTGGTGGTCCCGTTCGTGCTCACCTACTTCGTGGGCCTGCGCAGGCTCTCCGAGAAGGACCGTGGCGTCGCGGCCCTCGAGCCCGCGTCGGCCGCCCCGGCGGACCCCGAGCCCGCCCCCGCGGCCGAGCCGCGCGACCGCGTCCTTCTCGCCCCGCTCTCCGGTGCCGTGAAGCCCATCACCGACATGCCCGACCAGGTCTTTGCCAGCAAGGCGATGGGCGACGGCCTCGCCATCGAGCCCGCCGCCGGCGAGGACACCGTCGTCGCCCCGGCAGACGGCGTCGTGGCGGCCACCATGCCCGGCTCGTTCCATGCCATCGGCCTGACGCTCGACAACGGTCCCGAGGTGCTCGTCCACGTGGGCATCGACACCGTGGACATGGGCGGAGACGGCTTTGCCTGCCTCGTCGAGCAGGGTCAGCGCGTGACGGCGGGCCAGCCCCTCATGACCTTCTCAGCCGAGAAGATCCGCGCGGCCGGCCACCCCACGATCACCGCGTTCGTCGTGACCGACGAGGGCGCCGCGACCGACCTCGCGCTGCTCTCCGGCATGGACGCCGAGGCCGGCTCCACCACCGTCGCCACCTATCGCGCGTGA
- the treR gene encoding trehalose operon repressor — MKARYDVIYRDIRESIETGAYPYQAFLPSEAELTAAFACSHNTIRRALGLLREQGYVQPVHGKGVRVIYREPERTTFTVGGIESFREADERTHLGAQTEVVTLEPLVATAQIAFDTGFEEGAELTHVERVRRVGGEGLILDRNLFRTSSVPGITEEIARSSIYDYAERELGVTIATSKRAITVERATARDRELLDLGDIDYLAVITSQTFDAQGVLVECTQSRHRPDHFCFRDTAVRHHV, encoded by the coding sequence ATGAAGGCGCGCTACGACGTCATATATCGCGACATCCGAGAGAGCATCGAGACGGGGGCCTACCCGTACCAGGCCTTTCTTCCCTCAGAGGCGGAGCTCACCGCGGCCTTTGCGTGCTCGCACAACACGATCCGCCGCGCGCTCGGGCTCCTGCGCGAGCAGGGCTACGTGCAGCCGGTCCATGGCAAGGGCGTGCGCGTCATCTACCGCGAGCCCGAGCGGACCACCTTCACCGTGGGTGGCATCGAGTCGTTCCGCGAGGCGGACGAGCGGACCCATCTGGGGGCACAGACCGAGGTCGTGACCCTCGAGCCGCTGGTCGCGACGGCCCAGATCGCCTTTGACACCGGGTTCGAGGAGGGCGCCGAGCTCACGCACGTCGAGCGCGTGCGTCGCGTGGGGGGAGAGGGGCTCATCCTCGACCGCAACCTCTTCCGAACCTCGTCCGTCCCCGGCATCACCGAGGAGATCGCGCGATCCTCGATCTATGACTACGCCGAGCGCGAGCTGGGGGTCACGATCGCCACGAGCAAGCGCGCGATTACCGTCGAGCGCGCAACGGCGCGCGACCGGGAGCTGCTGGACCTCGGCGACATCGACTACCTCGCTGTCATCACGAGCCAGACCTTCGACGCGCAGGGCGTCCTCGTCGAGTGCACCCAGTCGCGCCATCGCCCCGACCACTTCTGCTTCCGCGACACCGCCGTGCGCCACCACGTGTGA